From the Hordeum vulgare subsp. vulgare chromosome 1H, MorexV3_pseudomolecules_assembly, whole genome shotgun sequence genome, the window cttcactatacgggattcccatcggtacttgaagggtatagtgatgcgaattggatctctgatgctgatgagatgaaggccactactgggtatatgtttaatcttggaggtggtgctgtttcctggaagtcttgcaagcaaacgatcttaacgagatcgacaatggaagcagaattaacagcattagacacatctggtgtcgaagcagaatttcttcgagatcttttgatggacttacctgtggttgagaagccggttccggctatccttatgaactacgataatcagacggttattgttaaagtgaagagttcaaaggacaatgtgaagtccaacaaacatataagaatgagattgaagtctgtcagacgtttgagaaactccggagtaatagcattggattatatccaaacggctaagaatctggcagatccctttactaaagggctatcacgtgttgtgatagatagtgcatcgagggagatgggtatgagacccacctgagttgccatggtagtaacccaacctatatgatcggagatcccgtgaagtaggacccggaaaaacaagccagtggtgaactgaggagagtaactttactaacccactccgttgaagatgcaatactctcggatactgtatggtaggatgactactgtcttaatgtgttctaaagcttatatgtaagcaagatgctgtcctacagagcgatctttggaggaacacacctatatgagcttgactgctggtcacggtctatgaggtttgggtgatctctagtaaactcatgaataggccaggagtgtgactaatatgctccacccgaggggtcaccttcggcagtctagtactagtaagacttgtggtgaagctcctttacgccaaactgacaattcaaggcatagtccattgttcagttgtaaaggagtgtagctacttgttctaggtgaagctcaaccttaataggtcttcactgaaatgatggtatattaaaacagtgattggaacgagggaacacgatgtgcccttgagatctggtgggggattgttgaaatttggaggtgggctttaggcccattagagaatttcagaaaaatctccaagggcccatgtaggtggtggcatgacaaggtggtgggagtttagtcccaccccgctagtggaggagagtttggaccctttataagggtctctcttccacatgctattggagagtgagaagagaaggtgccttcgcgcactcctccgccgcccgcctcgccacgcctcgtcacgacgcgacgcgggttgcggaatgagccgagccgagctcatacctacgcgcttatttttgccggtcaggaacggagaatacgtaacggacaaggcacgatccgagacgtcggatcgtggctgttaccgactcggacgtgggcttggcccacgtctctccacccagccgcctttataagcacgcgatcgcctaccctagccgtcacgagaatcagatcacatctgcctcacgcgttcgttccttgactgctgctgccgccggcgactccgtcccgtttaccgcatacacggtcgacgggagagcaggcctccgaaacctcgcctctccagttcctgtacgggagaggggcgattaggtttttggggagcgatcacgcgactgctcgcctccgtccgtctgcttcgtctacgtccgcgtcgtcctcgtcatcgtcatgtcttcaccaagcgaagctgaccgtctccgcgaggaagccgagaagaagacggtagaggatactgccgccgccgccgtcgctgctacggccaactggccgattggagggtatgactcgtttatcctcatgttcgtatttatcctaacAGTACTGCTtgtctgcatagatgtatccactatatgcgtagtatgtgttaggttagctcaagatcagtatgtcattagtctagtcaatgccatgctagttattatctcatggattaatatactcggaaaattgcctacttACTCAACAATAAATAGAGTAAAATTTACAATCGGAGGGGATCACTGGACCAGATTACAGCACACACCGGAGCGCCCGCCGATTGCGCGCGATCTTTTATCATTTATTTTTCGAGGAAAGTTAGCTAGCGAAGATCACAATCATGGTTGCCGCACAACTAATTTGGGGAATCCATTGTTGTCGGTGTACACATATGCCAATTCGGCGATCTATTAATTCGTTGGAGGGCGATTGTCTTTTCTCCATCCAACCCATCGGCCTGTCAAGTCAGATGTCCCTCAAGTGCTGCCGTTTGGCCCTACAATCTGCCCCAGGTTACGACGAGGCAAATCAAAATCATCGGCCGGGCCGTTCATCGCCAGAGCTACACAAATATTCGATCCCTTGAATAAAAAATGGGATTCGTCGTATATTTGTTACGAGTATAATATAGTATGGAGAACATGGTGGGCTGAAGCGAAGGTAGCGCAGAACGTGCAGCCACATATCCATGCCACGATCCATCCATATATTGGGCGGGACTGAGCGGAGCGCACTCCACCACCATCTTCTCCTCGGCAAAAACGGTTCAACGTCGATCGGGGAGCATTGCATTGACCATGAGGAAGGTATGCCCCAACCTCGACCGGGAGGACGGCCTCGACACCGTGCTCGAGGTGCCGGTCCCCGAGCTCCACCAGGAGGCGCCGGCCCGCAGCCGGCGCACGGTCAAGGCGTGGATGCGGTCGCACATGCACATCGATCACCAGCAGCATCGCCGTGATGGTGCGGCGCCTCCGCGCGCCGACGTGCAGATCATGCTCGGCGTCATGGGTGCGCCGCTGGTGCCTCAGCCCGTGCAGCCCAGGAGGCCCATGGGCGGACGTGGCAACAAGGAGGAGCCCCTGGTAAGTTCCGTGTTTGGATTTACCATCGATTTGTTAATTTTGCTTTGTGATTTTCACGGCTAAtggtatctgtgatccttgtgtttTCAGGAGCAATCGAAGGCGAGGTACATAGTGGAGCAGTAcgtggcggcggccggcggcgaggcGGCACTGAGCGCGGCGACTAGCATGTTCGCCATGGGGAAGGTGCGGATGAGTAGTAGTACTACGTCCAAATCCAAGAGCAAGGCAGCAAAGAAGGGAGCCGGCGAGGTGCACGGAGGATTTGTGGTGTGGCAGAAGAAGCCGGAGCTCTGGTGCGTGGAGATGGTCGTGGCCGGTGGCACTAAGATGAGCGCCGGCAGCGACGGCAATGTTGCCTGGCGCCAGACGCCGTGGCAGCAGGCCCACGCCTCCCGGGGGCCGCCGCGACCGATCCGCAGATGCGTTCAGGGTTTGGACCCGAAATCCACGGCGGACCTCTTCTCCAGCGCCGCGTCCGTCGGCGAGGAATCAGTCGATGGCGAGGACTGCTTCCTGCTCCGCGTCGACGCGGAACCCTCCGCTCTGCACGCCCGCAGCAGCGCCGACGTGGAGGTGATCCGGCACGCGCTATGGGGGTACTTCAGCCAGAGGACGGGGCTGCTTGTCCGTCTTGAGGACAGCCACCTGTTGCGCATCCCCAAGCCGGCCGAGTCCGGCGGCGAGGGCAAGGCCGCTTCCGCGAGCATGTACTGGGAGACCACCATGGAGTCCATCATCGGAGACTACCGCCCCGTGGACGGCATCAACATCGCGCACGCCGGCCGCACCGTCGTCTCGGTATCCCCGTTCACGACGGCCGCCGGGGCAGTAGaggacgccgacgccgacgccgacgcgcGCAGGAAGAGACCGTGCACGTGCATGGAGGAGACGTGGAGCATCGAGGAGGTGGAGTTCAACATCGCGGGGCTGTCCACGGAGTGCTTCCTGCCTCCCAGGGACCTCCTGCTTGGCACTTCCAATTCCAAAGAGCAGCCGCGGCACAAGAAGGGGCAAGGCGACAAGGCGACAAAGGGCGGTCGAGACAGCGACGGTGGCTGCGGGATCCGCGCGGCTGTGGCGAAGAAGGCACTTGTTCCGGTTGTGACTGGACTAGGTTGGTTCGGTCCGGCCAAGGTTGCCGCGGTTGACAGCTTAGACGCCGCCGACGAGTCGGAAGACACAACGTACGCACCGGCAAGATGAGATGGAGCCGTATGTGGGGGAGTAGGCACTAGCTTGACTGGGAGGCGCGCTTTGCCGCGCCCGTCAGCGAAATTGGTATGTACAGTGGAGTACTTCGTTTTCTTTCCCTATATTATactcctactccctccgttcggaaAGATAAAACCTTTCAAAGATTCGCCTATAGACTATATAGAGTAAAATCGTATATAGTAtacagtggaatctctaaaatgtcttatattaagAAACGAaacctacactctaaaatatactacatacatccgtatgtagtataCAGtcgaatctctaaaaggtcttatatttaaaaaatgAAGGGACTACTCCATATGACATGCAAAAGCTTCGTGTATGCATTGATTACCAAGTGAAAACACATCACATATGAAAACGTCTTCATCTTTGAGCCATGCTCTTGAGTTCATTTCATCACTCACAAGAAATGAACAGGAAATTGGTACCTACGCCATCTGCCCAACCACCCTCTCACAGCTATCCGGAGTACAACAAGTTCCAGGTTTAGGGCCCATGCTATTTCTCCCCGTCCAAGATGAACTGACCAACACGAGGGGTGCTGCTTCGGTGTCGGCCCACATGTCACTAGCCTAAAGGCACATGTGGTTACGACACCGAAGCTCAGTCCCGACATAAGAGCAAGCTAGTTCTTATGAACGTCAATCATAGAAAACGGAACAACTTCATTCACAACAATGGTTGGTTTACTTGTCCTTCATGAAATTGTGCATGATCTTAAGACAGAGGCTCTAGAGCTGTTATTTTAAAGCTAGACTTTGAAAATGCCTATAAGTTGGTTAGTTGGGATTTTTTTGAGGTCTATTCAATGGGTTAAAGGCTTCGATGGTGCTTACATACACCGTCTGATGAGTTTGGTTATGGAAGTACACGT encodes:
- the LOC123427977 gene encoding uncharacterized protein LOC123427977 yields the protein MRKVCPNLDREDGLDTVLEVPVPELHQEAPARSRRTVKAWMRSHMHIDHQQHRRDGAAPPRADVQIMLGVMGAPLVPQPVQPRRPMGGRGNKEEPLEQSKARYIVEQYVAAAGGEAALSAATSMFAMGKVRMSSSTTSKSKSKAAKKGAGEVHGGFVVWQKKPELWCVEMVVAGGTKMSAGSDGNVAWRQTPWQQAHASRGPPRPIRRCVQGLDPKSTADLFSSAASVGEESVDGEDCFLLRVDAEPSALHARSSADVEVIRHALWGYFSQRTGLLVRLEDSHLLRIPKPAESGGEGKAASASMYWETTMESIIGDYRPVDGINIAHAGRTVVSVSPFTTAAGAVEDADADADARRKRPCTCMEETWSIEEVEFNIAGLSTECFLPPRDLLLGTSNSKEQPRHKKGQGDKATKGGRDSDGGCGIRAAVAKKALVPVVTGLGWFGPAKVAAVDSLDAADESEDTTYAPAR